In the Paenibacillus sp. FSL R7-0337 genome, ACGAAGAACGGCATGATCCCGCTCACAGTGCTTATGATCAATTCATCGCTGGTATCCTTCAGTGTCCTGCTTGCCAAGGTGACGAAGCTGGCCTATTACTTACCGGACAGGGCGGGCATTGACATGTTCATGTCTATGAGCGATGCCTATCACACCCCGCTGGCAGGCGGTCTGGTGATGCTGGCCTGGGCAGCCGTTCTTCTCGCCATCGCAGCGATTGTCTTCCATAGAAGGGATGTTGGTGCATGAATATCCCGGCTGGCAGGAAGTTCACAAGAATACTTGGTGCAGAATGGGGGAAGTTAGTCACCCTGCCCGCGGTATGGCTCATTCTGGCAGGGACATTCGTTGCTCAGTGCGTGGTGACTGCGGCTTATACTTCTGTGGCTCTGCAGGAAGGAGGTGGAACGTATACGATGCTGAATGCAGGACTGGCCTCCATGCGGTATCTTCAAGCAGGCTTCATGATGCTTGGAATAACAGCCACAGCTTCAGAGTACACAGGAGGACAGATAAGGATGACGCTCACTGCACTCCCCTGGCGCGGGCTGCAATTGTCCGTGAAGCATCTGGCATTGGCCATGATCGCGGTGCCTGCGGCGTTTCTTATGGCCGGATCTGGTGTGTTATACGCCAGCATCATGCTGATGGACACAGCAGCAGGGCCCCAGCCAGATCTAATGGCCGCGAGCTTGGCAGGGGCCACGGGCTATTTAACCTTAACCGCTCTGCTGGGTGCAGCGGCAGGCGCTATTTTGCGAAGAACTGCTCCCGCCCTGGTGATCCTGCTTGGTTATTATTTCATTATTAGTCCATTGGCCGGAGCGTATCTGCCTGACTATCTTCCAGATGTAGCTGGTTATCACATGTATGCGCCGCCTTCCACCGATCCCCACAATGTCCTTACACGAATGCAAGGGACAGGAATATCCATATTATGGACACTGCTCTTCATAACAGCAGCGGTTGTGTTACACCGTAAGCGGGATGCTTAGGTTTAGAACTCATCTTTGGATGATGTCTACAATTTGCTTCAAGGCTTTCTTGGCTTCAGGAATAGGGAACACCGGGAACACATGATTCATCTTCGGATACTCGTAATAATGGATGTTAACGGAATTCAGGGAGGCCAGCTCTCTGAATTTCCGGGCATCCGGCAGGAAGAA is a window encoding:
- a CDS encoding ABC transporter permease, with translation MNIPAGRKFTRILGAEWGKLVTLPAVWLILAGTFVAQCVVTAAYTSVALQEGGGTYTMLNAGLASMRYLQAGFMMLGITATASEYTGGQIRMTLTALPWRGLQLSVKHLALAMIAVPAAFLMAGSGVLYASIMLMDTAAGPQPDLMAASLAGATGYLTLTALLGAAAGAILRRTAPALVILLGYYFIISPLAGAYLPDYLPDVAGYHMYAPPSTDPHNVLTRMQGTGISILWTLLFITAAVVLHRKRDA